From the Leptolyngbya sp. O-77 genome, one window contains:
- a CDS encoding molybdopterin oxidoreductase family protein, whose amino-acid sequence MPVKTLCPYCGVGCGLEVVPLQGKGAWQVRGDRTHPSSQGMVCVKGATVAESIGKDRLLYPMWRESLDQDFRQISWDEALDKLCDRIRAVLASHGPDGICMYGSGQFVTEDYYTAQKLMKGCLGTNNFDANSRLCMSSAVSGYGQSFGADGPPCCYEDLEQTDCAVIVGSNMAECHPIAFNRLRKYHKKTPHVRLIVVDPRRTQTADAADLHLAIRPGTDIDLFNGIAYLLMQWGYEQPEFIQQHTNGYADYAEVVRHYPPEIVSDRCGISISDLETAARWWGESGRVLSLWSMGLNQSSEGTAKVRSLINLHLLTGQIGRPGAGPFSLTGQPNAMGGREAGGLSHLLPGYRFVANSQHRAEVEQAWGLPPGRISAMPGRTVWDMIRGLEGGEVGLFWIAATNPAVSLPDLVRVKAALGRSPFTIYQEAYFPTETAEFAHLLLPATQWSEKSGTMTNSERVVTLAKAFQPAPGEARADWEIFCEVGRRLGFAAQFPFQTAAQVHAEFVKLTQGRPCDMSDISHARLEQEGPLQWPLSSSENPESQTQSAKRLYTDLQFHTPDGRARFSAAHSRGLAEPPDPDFPLVLTTGRLYGHWHTQTRTGRTEKITQMHPNPFIEIHPRDAEPLGIGEGDLVEVRSRRGWARFPAKVTKAIAPGTVFVPMHWGALWADHAEANALTHPAACPDSKQPELKACAVKLLPVQVETPVRQELSVLG is encoded by the coding sequence ATGCCAGTTAAAACCCTGTGCCCCTATTGCGGCGTGGGCTGTGGGCTAGAGGTCGTGCCATTGCAGGGCAAGGGGGCGTGGCAGGTGCGGGGCGATCGCACGCATCCGTCCAGCCAGGGGATGGTGTGCGTGAAGGGCGCGACGGTGGCGGAGTCGATTGGCAAGGATCGGCTGCTCTATCCGATGTGGCGCGAGTCGCTGGATCAGGACTTTCGGCAGATTAGCTGGGACGAGGCGCTGGACAAACTGTGCGATCGCATTCGCGCCGTCCTTGCCAGCCACGGCCCTGATGGCATCTGCATGTATGGCTCCGGCCAATTCGTCACGGAAGATTACTACACCGCCCAAAAGCTGATGAAGGGCTGTTTGGGAACCAATAACTTCGATGCCAACTCGCGGCTGTGCATGTCCTCGGCGGTGTCGGGCTATGGGCAGAGCTTTGGCGCAGACGGGCCACCCTGCTGCTATGAGGATTTGGAGCAAACGGACTGCGCGGTGATCGTCGGCAGCAACATGGCCGAGTGTCACCCGATCGCCTTCAATCGCCTGCGGAAGTATCACAAAAAAACGCCCCATGTCCGCCTGATTGTGGTCGATCCGCGCCGCACCCAGACCGCCGACGCTGCCGACCTGCACCTGGCCATTCGCCCCGGTACAGATATTGATTTGTTCAATGGCATTGCCTACCTGCTGATGCAGTGGGGCTATGAGCAGCCAGAATTCATTCAGCAGCATACAAACGGCTATGCCGACTATGCCGAAGTGGTGCGCCACTACCCGCCGGAGATTGTGAGCGATCGCTGCGGAATTTCTATATCCGACCTGGAAACCGCCGCCCGCTGGTGGGGCGAGTCGGGGCGAGTGCTGTCGCTGTGGTCGATGGGGCTGAACCAGTCCAGCGAAGGCACGGCCAAAGTCCGCAGCCTGATCAACCTGCACCTGCTGACGGGGCAAATCGGCAGACCCGGCGCGGGGCCGTTTTCTCTGACCGGCCAGCCCAACGCGATGGGCGGCCGCGAGGCGGGCGGATTGTCGCACCTGCTACCCGGCTATCGGTTTGTAGCCAATTCCCAGCACCGCGCCGAAGTGGAGCAAGCCTGGGGATTGCCACCCGGCCGCATTTCCGCGATGCCCGGCCGCACCGTGTGGGACATGATTCGCGGGCTGGAAGGGGGCGAAGTCGGACTCTTCTGGATTGCGGCGACGAATCCGGCCGTGAGCCTGCCCGACTTGGTGCGAGTAAAGGCGGCCCTGGGGCGATCGCCCTTCACCATCTACCAGGAAGCCTACTTTCCCACCGAAACCGCCGAATTCGCCCACCTGCTGCTGCCCGCCACCCAATGGAGCGAAAAGAGCGGCACCATGACCAACTCGGAGCGCGTGGTGACGCTGGCTAAAGCCTTTCAGCCTGCCCCCGGCGAAGCCCGCGCCGACTGGGAAATTTTCTGCGAAGTCGGCCGCCGCCTTGGGTTTGCCGCCCAGTTCCCCTTTCAAACCGCTGCCCAAGTCCATGCTGAATTTGTGAAGCTCACCCAGGGCCGCCCCTGCGACATGAGCGACATCAGCCATGCACGGCTAGAGCAGGAGGGCCCCTTGCAATGGCCGCTGTCCAGCAGTGAGAACCCTGAATCGCAGACCCAGTCCGCCAAGCGCCTCTACACCGACCTGCAATTTCACACGCCCGACGGACGGGCCCGCTTTAGCGCCGCTCACTCGCGGGGGCTGGCAGAACCCCCCGACCCCGACTTTCCGCTGGTGCTGACAACGGGGCGATTGTATGGACACTGGCACACCCAGACCCGCACTGGACGCACCGAAAAGATTACCCAGATGCACCCCAACCCCTTTATCGAAATTCACCCGCGCGATGCGGAGCCGCTGGGCATTGGGGAGGGAGACTTGGTAGAAGTGCGATCGCGCCGGGGTTGGGCCCGCTTTCCGGCAAAAGTGACAAAGGCGATCGCCCCTGGCACGGTCTTTGTGCCCATGCACTGGGGGGCACTCTGGGCAGACCATGCCGAAGCCAACGCCCTCACCCACCCCGCAGCTTGTCCCGACTCGAAACAGCCAGAGCTAAAGGCCTGTGCGGTAAAGCTGCTGCCCGTGCAAGTAGAAACGCCCGTGCGTCAGGAGTTGAGCGTGCTGGGGTAG
- a CDS encoding ABC-ATPase domain-containing protein: MANDQVLRQTLVRLDGLGYKAYKEIQGSYRFPGFTLHIDFVQGDPFAAPSRLRVVVPQAEAGFPPETFHTRSREIALRDYLTRQFGKAAAAVREKRGSGNSGLIAIAPTSQYILERSALWVSEAAVEARFWVGLPARGRQILGRTAAELLCDDLPLIVGRSLFYSVLNPTELQQHLTVAEDTDWLRDQLAARGLVAFVPDGALLPRQSGVDDRPLQDSSAVRFRSPASLRVEFDRPNQGKISGMGIPKGITLIVGGGYHGKSTLLRAIALGIYTAIPGDGREHLVTDAAAVKIRAEDGRSITGVDISPFINHLPQGRSTTRFSTENASGSTSQAASIVEALEAGARVLLIDEDTSATNFMIRDRRMQALIAKDKEPITPLIDKIRQLYQDDGVSTILVMGGSGDYFDVADTVIAMTDYLPQDVTQQARAIAAQFATQRTAEGGNHFGSLTPRIPLPKRLDSPEKRWEQSWHGGRRGDTRMVEGDRPERTPKLKARDIDELVFGSETVDLSAVEQLVEVGQVRTIGAAIAYLQQHYLDGRRTLPDLLDQIAPQLAADQIDELTTYPQGDLVAVRPLELAAAFNRLRSLSLR; this comes from the coding sequence ATGGCAAATGATCAGGTGCTGCGGCAAACTCTGGTGCGGCTAGATGGGCTGGGCTACAAGGCTTATAAAGAGATTCAGGGCAGCTATCGGTTTCCGGGCTTTACGCTGCATATTGACTTTGTGCAGGGCGACCCGTTTGCAGCTCCTAGTCGGCTGCGGGTCGTCGTGCCCCAGGCGGAGGCGGGTTTCCCGCCAGAAACATTCCACACGCGCAGCCGGGAAATCGCTCTGCGGGATTATCTGACGCGGCAGTTTGGCAAAGCAGCGGCGGCGGTGCGCGAAAAGCGGGGCAGCGGCAACAGTGGTCTGATTGCGATCGCCCCTACCAGTCAATACATCCTGGAGCGATCGGCTCTTTGGGTATCGGAGGCGGCTGTTGAAGCGCGATTTTGGGTGGGGCTGCCTGCACGGGGACGACAAATCTTGGGACGCACGGCGGCAGAACTGTTGTGCGACGACCTGCCGCTAATTGTCGGGCGATCGCTCTTTTACTCGGTTTTGAACCCGACTGAACTCCAGCAGCATTTGACCGTGGCAGAAGACACCGACTGGCTGCGCGACCAGTTGGCAGCGCGGGGGCTGGTGGCCTTTGTCCCCGATGGGGCGCTCTTGCCCAGACAGAGCGGCGTAGACGATCGCCCGCTCCAAGACTCCAGCGCCGTGCGATTTCGCTCGCCCGCGTCGCTGCGGGTGGAGTTCGATCGCCCCAACCAGGGCAAGATTTCGGGCATGGGCATTCCCAAAGGCATCACGCTCATCGTCGGCGGTGGCTACCACGGCAAATCTACCCTGCTCAGGGCGATCGCCCTCGGCATCTACACCGCCATTCCTGGCGACGGGCGCGAACATCTGGTGACCGATGCCGCCGCCGTGAAGATTCGCGCCGAAGACGGCCGCAGCATCACAGGCGTAGACATTTCGCCCTTTATCAACCACCTGCCCCAGGGCCGCTCGACGACGCGCTTTAGCACCGAAAACGCCAGCGGCAGCACCTCCCAGGCGGCCAGTATCGTCGAGGCGCTGGAGGCGGGAGCGCGAGTGCTCCTGATAGACGAAGACACCTCCGCTACAAACTTTATGATCCGCGATCGCCGGATGCAGGCCCTCATCGCCAAAGACAAGGAGCCAATCACGCCCCTGATCGACAAAATCCGCCAGCTTTACCAGGATGATGGTGTGTCTACAATTCTGGTGATGGGCGGCAGCGGCGACTATTTCGACGTGGCGGATACCGTCATTGCCATGACCGACTACCTGCCCCAGGATGTGACCCAACAGGCCAGAGCGATCGCCGCTCAGTTTGCCACTCAACGCACTGCTGAAGGGGGCAATCACTTTGGTTCACTCACCCCTCGCATTCCGCTCCCCAAACGGCTCGACTCGCCCGAAAAACGCTGGGAACAATCCTGGCACGGCGGCCGCCGGGGGGATACTCGCATGGTCGAGGGCGATCGCCCAGAACGCACCCCCAAACTGAAGGCACGGGACATCGACGAACTAGTGTTCGGTTCAGAAACGGTAGATTTGTCTGCGGTGGAGCAACTGGTAGAAGTAGGCCAGGTGCGAACTATTGGCGCGGCGATCGCCTATCTACAGCAGCACTACCTCGACGGTCGCCGCACGCTGCCCGATCTTCTGGATCAGATTGCACCCCAGCTTGCCGCCGACCAGATAGACGAACTGACGACCTATCCCCAGGGGGATCTGGTGGCGGTTCGACCTCTGGAACTTGCCGCAGCTTTTAATCGTCTGCGATCTCTGAGCTTGCGGTAA
- a CDS encoding RNA recognition motif domain-containing protein: MSIRLYVGNLPKELERQELAALFAEFDETLTTKIITDRKTGKCRGFGFVTVKSEEQADQVIEKFDGFLFKETPLKIERAQPREKGSEEGEEAPSTASNGNRKKNSKGKKATATTEPESVQPDPRWAQELEKLKELLSTQTANS; this comes from the coding sequence ATGTCCATTCGTCTTTATGTAGGCAATTTGCCCAAAGAGCTAGAGCGGCAAGAATTGGCTGCCCTGTTTGCGGAATTTGATGAAACCTTGACCACCAAAATCATCACCGACCGTAAAACTGGGAAATGCCGCGGCTTTGGGTTTGTCACGGTGAAAAGCGAAGAGCAGGCAGACCAGGTCATTGAAAAGTTTGATGGCTTCCTGTTTAAGGAAACCCCACTGAAAATTGAACGCGCCCAGCCTCGCGAAAAGGGCAGCGAGGAGGGAGAGGAGGCTCCTTCCACTGCCAGCAACGGCAACCGCAAGAAAAACAGCAAGGGCAAGAAGGCCACCGCAACGACGGAGCCAGAATCCGTGCAGCCCGATCCTCGCTGGGCCCAAGAGCTAGAAAAGCTAAAGGAACTGCTGTCTACCCAAACGGCAAACTCTTAG
- a CDS encoding S8 family serine peptidase, whose product MAKRRLAKRLRWVMAGMAMSLLGTPAIAYIASINSMEAGGIDARRVQSEPYNLLGRKIAIGQVEIGRPALFGLDKTAANNFAVRVRQVFFRDGLARPNDTVDPHAAGVASVMVSNDKLVQGVAPEAKLYAAAAGFERRGGQPQECLASQTVALQNGDDVRAINFSFGESLSQDPRPNAQLDGNALLTQCIDWSANQHNVLYVIAGNQGEGGIPIPTDNFNGMIVSNSIAVNGVYRKVSFFDLGSEPPPIYGRSREPESNVGPRRSVSLMAPGTNIQTINPDGTLSNPATGTSFAAPHVTAMVALLQEFGDRQIREQQPNWSLDARRHEVMKAVMMNAADKIQDQGDGLMLGMTRTAVNKQNRDWLSSDAYTDETKPLDADLGTGHLHAYRSLMQFGSGQFAPDAPVPPIGWDYRTVGTRRDAPAYRDYVLERPLVAGSHVAITLAWNRVVELKDANRNGLYDVGESFDDKGLNNLDIYLMRAEDEDLGDRIWSSVSAVDSVEHIFHAVPETGRYKIRVVYRDRANTPTQNYALAWWTVPVE is encoded by the coding sequence ATGGCAAAGCGGCGACTGGCAAAACGACTGCGGTGGGTCATGGCGGGTATGGCGATGTCGCTGCTGGGTACTCCGGCGATCGCCTACATTGCCTCTATCAACTCAATGGAAGCGGGCGGTATCGATGCCCGTCGGGTGCAGTCCGAACCCTACAACCTCCTAGGCCGCAAAATTGCCATTGGTCAGGTCGAAATTGGTCGCCCGGCCCTGTTTGGACTCGATAAAACGGCTGCCAATAACTTCGCAGTGCGGGTACGCCAGGTGTTCTTTCGGGATGGGCTGGCCCGTCCAAACGATACGGTAGACCCCCATGCAGCAGGCGTGGCCAGCGTCATGGTGAGCAACGACAAGCTGGTGCAGGGCGTTGCGCCCGAGGCGAAGCTCTACGCAGCAGCAGCGGGCTTTGAGCGGCGCGGCGGCCAGCCGCAAGAGTGCCTCGCTTCGCAGACGGTGGCGCTGCAAAACGGCGACGATGTGCGGGCGATTAACTTCAGCTTTGGCGAGTCGCTGTCGCAAGACCCGCGCCCCAATGCCCAGCTAGACGGCAACGCCTTGCTGACGCAGTGTATTGACTGGTCGGCAAATCAGCATAACGTGCTGTACGTGATTGCAGGCAACCAGGGCGAAGGGGGCATTCCCATTCCCACCGATAATTTCAACGGCATGATCGTGTCGAACTCGATCGCCGTCAATGGCGTTTATCGAAAGGTCAGCTTTTTTGATCTGGGCAGTGAGCCGCCGCCGATCTACGGGCGATCGCGCGAGCCAGAAAGCAACGTCGGCCCGCGCCGCTCCGTTAGCTTGATGGCTCCGGGCACTAATATTCAAACCATCAACCCCGACGGAACCCTCAGCAACCCCGCCACGGGGACGAGCTTTGCTGCGCCCCATGTGACGGCGATGGTGGCGCTGTTGCAGGAATTTGGCGATCGCCAGATCCGCGAACAGCAGCCCAACTGGAGCCTGGATGCCCGTCGCCACGAGGTGATGAAAGCGGTGATGATGAACGCAGCAGACAAGATTCAGGACCAGGGCGATGGTCTGATGCTGGGCATGACGCGCACTGCCGTCAACAAGCAAAACCGCGACTGGCTCAGTTCTGATGCCTACACGGACGAAACCAAACCGCTGGATGCTGACCTGGGAACCGGGCATCTGCACGCCTATCGGTCGCTGATGCAGTTTGGCTCTGGTCAGTTTGCGCCCGATGCGCCCGTGCCGCCCATCGGCTGGGACTATCGCACCGTTGGCACCAGACGCGACGCGCCCGCCTATCGAGACTATGTGCTGGAGCGGCCGCTGGTAGCAGGCAGCCACGTCGCCATTACCCTCGCCTGGAACCGCGTGGTAGAGCTGAAGGATGCCAATCGCAACGGTCTGTATGACGTGGGCGAGAGCTTTGACGACAAGGGATTGAACAACCTGGATATTTACCTGATGCGGGCGGAGGATGAGGATTTGGGCGATCGCATTTGGTCATCCGTCAGCGCCGTAGACAGCGTAGAGCATATCTTTCACGCCGTCCCCGAAACCGGCCGCTACAAGATTCGCGTCGTGTATCGCGATCGCGCTAACACTCCGACCCAGAACTACGCCCTCGCATGGTGGACAGTTCCAGTGGAGTAG
- a CDS encoding DUF4870 domain-containing protein: MVLLTRLFTPMTDLEKRKLYSVLCHGSQLISYALVSVAVPIVFLLVSEDPVVQGNAKEAINFYLTVLIWGIIFFVLSFVLIGIPFLIGLIIVSVIMPIIAMVQSASNLERPYRYPCIWHFID, encoded by the coding sequence ATGGTACTCCTGACTCGACTCTTCACACCCATGACTGATCTGGAAAAACGAAAGCTTTACTCTGTCCTTTGTCACGGATCGCAGTTGATTAGCTATGCGCTGGTGTCTGTCGCGGTGCCGATTGTGTTTCTCTTGGTGTCCGAAGATCCCGTCGTGCAGGGCAACGCCAAAGAAGCCATCAATTTTTACCTGACAGTGCTGATCTGGGGAATCATTTTCTTTGTGCTGTCGTTTGTGCTGATCGGCATTCCATTTCTGATCGGGCTAATCATCGTCAGCGTGATTATGCCGATCATTGCAATGGTGCAGTCCGCCAGCAACCTGGAGCGTCCCTATCGCTATCCCTGCATCTGGCACTTTATCGATTAG
- the prfC gene encoding peptide chain release factor 3 has protein sequence MTTDLQTEIATAVDQRRNFAIISHPDAGKTTLTEKLLLYGGAIHEAGAVKAKRAQRHATSDWMEMEQQRGISITSTVLQFDYSGYTINLLDTPGHQDFSEDTYRTLAAADNAVMLEDAAKGLEPQTRKLFEVCRMRGIPIFTFFNKLDRPGRDPLELMDEIEQELGLQTYPVNWPIGMGDRFKGVYDRRKKQIHLFERTAHGSREAKDTVIDLGDPRIEDLLEQDLYYQFKEELELLEAAGTEFDLAQVHAGKLTPVFFGSAMTNFGVELFLESFLDYALKPGSRRSSQGDIDPTYPEFSGFVFKLQANMDPKHRDRIAFVRVCSGKFEKDMVVSHARTGKTVRLSHPQKLFGQGRQSLDEAYPGDVIGLNNPGMFAIGDTIYNGKKLEYEGIPSFSPELFAYLRNPNPSKFKQFQKGVNELREEGAVQIMYSTDESKREPILAAVGQLQFEVVQFRLRNEYNVESLLDPLPYSVARWVGGGWEALEKAGRLFNTVTVKDSWGRPVLLFKNEWNCQQVEAEHPALDLRAIAPIASGQEPAAV, from the coding sequence ATGACCACCGACCTTCAGACTGAAATCGCCACTGCGGTTGACCAACGGCGCAACTTTGCGATCATTTCTCACCCCGACGCGGGGAAAACCACGCTGACGGAAAAACTGCTGCTGTACGGAGGCGCAATCCACGAAGCGGGTGCTGTGAAAGCCAAGCGAGCGCAGCGCCACGCCACTTCGGACTGGATGGAGATGGAGCAACAGCGGGGCATCTCCATCACCTCTACGGTGCTGCAATTTGACTACAGCGGCTACACGATCAACCTGCTGGACACGCCGGGACACCAGGACTTTAGCGAAGACACCTACCGGACGCTGGCGGCGGCAGATAACGCGGTGATGCTGGAAGACGCGGCCAAAGGTCTAGAGCCGCAAACCCGCAAGCTGTTTGAGGTGTGCCGGATGCGGGGAATTCCCATCTTCACCTTTTTCAACAAGTTGGATCGGCCCGGGCGCGACCCGCTAGAGCTGATGGACGAAATCGAGCAGGAGTTGGGCTTGCAAACCTACCCGGTGAACTGGCCCATCGGCATGGGCGATCGCTTCAAAGGCGTGTATGACCGCCGCAAAAAGCAAATCCACCTGTTTGAGCGCACGGCCCACGGCAGCCGCGAAGCCAAGGATACAGTCATCGATCTGGGCGATCCGCGCATCGAAGATCTGCTGGAGCAAGATCTGTATTACCAGTTCAAAGAAGAACTGGAACTGCTAGAAGCAGCAGGCACAGAGTTTGACCTAGCGCAGGTTCACGCGGGTAAGCTAACGCCTGTGTTTTTTGGCAGCGCCATGACAAACTTTGGCGTGGAGCTATTTCTGGAATCGTTTTTGGACTACGCGCTGAAGCCCGGTTCGCGCCGCAGCAGCCAGGGCGACATCGACCCCACCTATCCCGAATTTTCCGGGTTCGTGTTCAAGCTGCAAGCCAATATGGACCCCAAACACCGCGATCGCATCGCGTTTGTGCGCGTGTGTTCCGGCAAGTTTGAAAAAGACATGGTGGTGAGCCATGCCCGCACGGGCAAGACGGTGCGCCTGTCGCATCCGCAAAAGCTGTTTGGGCAGGGACGACAGTCCCTTGATGAGGCCTATCCCGGCGACGTAATTGGTCTGAACAACCCCGGCATGTTCGCCATTGGAGACACGATTTATAACGGCAAAAAGCTGGAATATGAGGGCATTCCGTCTTTTTCGCCGGAACTCTTTGCCTATTTGCGAAACCCCAACCCCAGCAAGTTCAAGCAGTTCCAAAAGGGCGTGAACGAGCTGCGAGAAGAGGGCGCAGTGCAGATTATGTACTCCACCGACGAGTCCAAGCGAGAGCCGATTCTCGCTGCTGTGGGGCAACTCCAGTTTGAAGTGGTGCAGTTCCGCCTGCGGAATGAATACAACGTGGAAAGTCTGCTCGATCCGCTGCCCTACAGTGTGGCTCGCTGGGTGGGCGGCGGCTGGGAGGCACTGGAAAAGGCAGGTCGCTTATTCAACACGGTAACCGTAAAAGATAGCTGGGGCCGCCCGGTGCTGCTGTTCAAAAACGAGTGGAACTGTCAGCAGGTGGAGGCAGAGCATCCCGCACTCGACCTGCGGGCGATCGCCCCGATCGCATCGGGTCAGGAACCCGCAGCGGTGTAA
- a CDS encoding M48 family metalloprotease: MSERSKLPVSSGSTGAAARALLDAGLAALKRQEYGTAIAHLESLFRTPAERSVQLKARMGLVMAYEKSGNVQEAIALCQTLSNSSHVQTRRWAAKALAEIAQRHPEAAEPAAASAQSLDAPPDAARPASEDDLAAGLTRAPGSRPPSRPLRSPSYPPAESASPLPSGTAIAPVQTTPIDWRLAGRAQKWSPLPMVDRAGLWALGLGTAIALFGLLRGLLLAAFWLFNHTIARITFPVDLRYYSIYRDPAALVLLGLLGLAIALPWLMTLLLRRTYQMQPLAVDTLEQASPEAARVLKRVFGQQQRPLPKLELLPTDAPLLLTYGSLPRLSHLVVSRGLLAQLRDDEIAALVAGEIGHLQHWTAGVMSFVVLVGLLPYLLYRALGQWGDCQRNAVLRSLAMAVSLLCYGIFWLCRAVGLWFSRRRLLYSDRASSNLTGNPNALSRALLKCSLGLSQAVAQQRQTSPLLESLELLMPVGIKTSLTLGSLYAQHPSPDLLQWDCQNPHRHWLSVSNAHPPLGDRLLHLSRYAQHWRLFPELDLPPAAPPRLSWKERRPLLLQASPYLGLGIGLAIALFLWLVGGVATQFNWRGLTWMWGDRTLLMGCGLLGFSFGTFVRINSFFRDIPRTAPADLSLVELMQPPAPIPLPGQPLRLRGTLLGQRGICALPSQDLLLQCETGLIRLHHIHRLGPLGSLLAPGRHPSGLIGRPVTVTGWFRRGATPWIDVETIQTTQGAVCRSEHPLWSTIVAIAAALWGFHIILTGF; this comes from the coding sequence ATGAGCGAGCGGTCAAAATTGCCTGTATCGTCCGGTTCTACGGGCGCGGCGGCGCGGGCGCTGCTGGATGCGGGGCTGGCAGCGCTGAAGCGGCAGGAATATGGCACGGCGATCGCCCATTTGGAGAGCCTATTTCGCACGCCCGCCGAGCGCTCGGTGCAGCTCAAGGCGCGAATGGGGCTGGTGATGGCCTACGAAAAATCGGGCAATGTGCAGGAGGCGATCGCCCTCTGTCAAACCCTCAGCAACAGTTCCCACGTGCAGACTCGCCGCTGGGCCGCCAAAGCCCTGGCAGAGATTGCCCAGCGCCATCCAGAAGCTGCTGAACCTGCGGCTGCATCGGCACAGTCTTTAGACGCTCCCCCGGACGCTGCCCGGCCTGCGTCAGAAGATGACCTCGCGGCGGGGTTGACTCGCGCTCCCGGCAGTCGCCCTCCCAGCCGCCCGTTGCGATCGCCCAGCTATCCCCCCGCTGAATCGGCAAGCCCCCTGCCCAGCGGCACGGCGATCGCCCCCGTTCAAACAACACCCATCGACTGGCGGCTGGCCGGCCGCGCCCAGAAGTGGTCACCGCTGCCGATGGTGGATCGGGCGGGCCTGTGGGCGCTGGGCCTGGGAACGGCGATCGCCCTGTTTGGCTTGCTGCGGGGGCTTCTGCTGGCAGCGTTTTGGCTATTTAACCACACGATTGCCCGCATCACATTTCCGGTTGACCTTCGGTATTACAGCATTTACCGCGATCCGGCGGCGCTGGTGCTGTTGGGTCTATTGGGTCTGGCGATCGCCCTACCTTGGCTGATGACACTGCTGCTGCGTCGAACCTACCAGATGCAGCCGCTAGCAGTAGACACCCTGGAACAAGCCAGCCCCGAAGCCGCCCGCGTGCTAAAGCGAGTCTTTGGCCAACAGCAGCGCCCCCTGCCCAAGCTGGAACTATTGCCCACCGACGCGCCGCTGCTGCTGACCTACGGATCGCTGCCTCGCCTGTCGCATCTGGTCGTGAGTCGGGGGCTGCTGGCGCAGCTTCGGGATGACGAGATTGCGGCGCTGGTGGCCGGGGAAATCGGGCATTTGCAACACTGGACCGCAGGCGTGATGTCGTTCGTCGTGCTGGTGGGGCTGCTGCCCTATCTGCTGTATCGGGCGCTGGGGCAGTGGGGCGATTGCCAGCGCAATGCCGTTCTGCGCTCTCTGGCGATGGCAGTCTCGCTGCTATGCTATGGCATTTTCTGGCTATGTCGGGCCGTGGGGCTATGGTTTTCGCGGCGGCGACTGCTCTACAGCGATCGCGCCTCCTCTAACCTGACTGGCAACCCCAACGCCCTCAGCCGCGCCCTGCTGAAATGTAGCCTGGGCCTGTCGCAGGCTGTGGCCCAACAGCGCCAGACTAGCCCGCTGCTAGAAAGCCTGGAACTACTTATGCCCGTTGGGATCAAAACGTCCCTCACGCTGGGCAGCCTCTACGCCCAGCATCCCAGCCCCGACCTGCTCCAGTGGGATTGCCAAAACCCGCACCGCCACTGGCTCTCGGTCAGCAATGCCCATCCACCCCTGGGCGATCGCCTCCTGCACCTCAGCCGCTATGCCCAGCACTGGCGCTTGTTCCCAGAACTCGACCTGCCGCCCGCCGCCCCACCGCGCCTGTCCTGGAAGGAACGTCGTCCTTTGCTGCTGCAAGCCTCGCCATACCTGGGGCTGGGCATTGGGCTGGCGATCGCGCTCTTCCTCTGGCTGGTCGGCGGAGTCGCCACCCAGTTCAACTGGCGCGGGCTGACCTGGATGTGGGGCGATCGCACGCTGCTGATGGGCTGCGGGCTGCTGGGCTTTAGCTTCGGCACGTTTGTCCGTATCAATTCCTTCTTCCGCGACATTCCCCGCACGGCTCCCGCCGACCTGTCTCTGGTGGAACTGATGCAGCCCCCGGCTCCAATTCCCTTACCCGGCCAACCGCTACGCCTGCGGGGAACGCTGCTGGGTCAGCGCGGCATCTGCGCCCTGCCCAGCCAGGACTTACTGCTCCAGTGCGAAACAGGGCTAATCCGGCTGCACCACATACATCGCCTCGGCCCGCTGGGCAGCCTCCTCGCACCCGGTCGCCACCCCAGCGGCTTGATCGGCCGCCCCGTCACGGTTACAGGCTGGTTTCGCCGGGGTGCAACGCCCTGGATCGACGTAGAAACCATCCAAACCACCCAGGGCGCGGTCTGCCGCAGCGAACACCCCCTCTGGTCTACGATTGTGGCGATCGCCGCTGCGCTCTGGGGCTTCCATATCATCCTGACGGGCTTTTAG